A single Bacillus sp. OxB-1 DNA region contains:
- the rpsS gene encoding 30S ribosomal protein S19, which produces MGRSLKKGPFVDDHLMKKVEAQKDSEKKQVIKTWSRRSTIFPSFIGMTIAVYDGRKHVPVYVTEDMVGHKLGEFAPTRTYKGHGADDKKTRR; this is translated from the coding sequence ATGGGCCGCAGCTTGAAAAAAGGACCTTTTGTTGACGATCACCTAATGAAAAAGGTGGAAGCACAAAAGGACTCAGAGAAAAAACAGGTAATCAAAACTTGGTCTCGCCGTTCAACAATCTTCCCGTCGTTCATCGGAATGACGATTGCTGTATACGACGGTCGTAAGCACGTTCCTGTTTATGTGACTGAAGATATGGTAGGTCATAAACTAGGTGAATTCGCACCGACGCGCACATACAAAGGACATGGCGCCGACGATAAGAAAACAAGACGTTAA
- the rplB gene encoding 50S ribosomal protein L2, which produces MAIKKYKPTSNGRRNMTSSDYSAITTDKPEKSLLAPITRKGGRNNTGRTTVRHQGGGHKRQYRIIDFQRRKDGIPGRVATIEYDPNRSANIALINYADGEKRYILAPKGLQVGMTVMSGPDADIRVGNTLPLENIPMGSTIHNIELKPGKGGQLVRSAGTSAQLLGREGKYVIIRLQSGEVRMILSTCRATIGQVGNEQHELINIGKAGRSRWLGKRPAVRGSVMNPNDHPHGGGEGRTPIGRPSPVTPWGKPALGLKTRKKNKKSDKLIVRRRKK; this is translated from the coding sequence ATGGCGATTAAGAAATACAAACCTACCTCCAACGGACGTCGTAACATGACTTCTTCGGACTACTCCGCAATCACGACGGATAAGCCGGAAAAATCATTGCTTGCACCGATTACTCGGAAAGGCGGCCGTAACAACACAGGTAGGACTACTGTTCGTCACCAAGGTGGCGGCCACAAGCGCCAATACCGGATCATCGATTTCCAACGTCGCAAAGATGGCATTCCTGGACGCGTTGCTACAATCGAATACGATCCAAACCGTTCGGCGAACATTGCGCTGATCAATTACGCAGATGGGGAGAAACGTTATATCCTCGCACCGAAAGGATTGCAAGTCGGCATGACAGTCATGTCTGGTCCGGATGCAGATATCCGCGTAGGTAACACTCTTCCACTAGAAAACATTCCAATGGGTTCAACAATTCATAACATCGAATTGAAACCAGGAAAAGGCGGACAATTGGTACGTTCAGCTGGTACTTCAGCACAACTGCTTGGACGTGAAGGCAAATACGTCATCATTCGTCTGCAATCCGGTGAAGTCCGCATGATCCTTTCCACTTGCCGCGCTACAATCGGTCAAGTCGGAAACGAACAACATGAATTGATCAACATCGGTAAAGCAGGTCGCTCCCGCTGGTTAGGAAAACGTCCAGCAGTCCGCGGATCTGTCATGAACCCGAACGATCACCCACACGGTGGTGGGGAAGGCCGTACACCAATCGGTCGTCCGAGCCCAGTTACTCCTTGGGGTAAACCGGCACTTGGTCTTAAAACTCGTAAGAAAAACAAAAAATCCGACAAACTCATCGTTCGTCGTCGTAAAAAATAA
- the rplW gene encoding 50S ribosomal protein L23 has translation MEARDVLKRPVITERSSEQMELRKYTFEVDTRANKTHIKQAVEEIFGVDVEKVNVQNYKGKFKRMGRHAGYTNKRRKAIVTLTADSKDIELFEI, from the coding sequence ATGGAAGCACGTGATGTATTAAAACGTCCGGTCATTACCGAGCGTTCTTCTGAACAAATGGAACTCAGAAAATATACATTCGAAGTCGACACTCGTGCAAATAAAACGCACATCAAACAAGCGGTCGAAGAAATCTTCGGTGTAGACGTTGAAAAAGTCAACGTTCAGAACTACAAAGGCAAGTTCAAACGTATGGGTCGCCATGCAGGTTACACGAACAAACGCCGTAAAGCGATCGTTACCCTGACAGCAGACTCGAAAGACATTGAACTATTCGAAATCTGA
- the rplD gene encoding 50S ribosomal protein L4 codes for MPKVSVLNQTGSTVGDIELNDAIFGIEPNEAVLFETLVQQRASLRQGNHKVKTRAEVAGGGRKPWRQKGTGRARQGSIRSPQWRGGGIVFGPAPRSYSYKLPKKVRRLALRSALSSKVREENLIVLEGLAFDAPKTKEFMKVLSALSIDKKALIVTADLDETVALSARNIPGVSVITANGINVLDLVGHDKLVMTKAAVQKVEEVLG; via the coding sequence ATGCCTAAAGTATCCGTACTAAACCAGACTGGTTCTACTGTCGGCGACATCGAATTGAACGATGCGATCTTCGGAATCGAGCCGAACGAAGCAGTCCTATTCGAAACATTGGTTCAACAACGCGCTTCTTTGCGCCAAGGGAACCATAAAGTAAAAACACGCGCAGAAGTCGCTGGCGGCGGCCGTAAACCATGGCGCCAAAAAGGGACTGGACGTGCACGTCAAGGTTCCATCCGTTCACCACAATGGCGTGGCGGTGGTATCGTATTCGGTCCAGCACCACGTAGCTACAGCTACAAATTGCCGAAAAAAGTCCGTAGATTGGCCCTTCGCTCTGCACTTTCTTCAAAAGTGCGTGAAGAGAACCTGATCGTTCTTGAAGGACTTGCATTTGATGCGCCAAAAACAAAAGAATTCATGAAAGTTCTTTCCGCTCTTTCCATCGACAAGAAAGCATTGATTGTCACGGCTGATCTGGATGAAACAGTTGCACTATCTGCACGCAACATCCCTGGCGTCAGCGTCATCACTGCAAACGGCATTAACGTCCTTGATCTTGTCGGTCACGACAAACTCGTCATGACGAAAGCAGCAGTCCAAAAAGTAGAGGAGGTGCTTGGTTAA
- the rplC gene encoding 50S ribosomal protein L3, protein MTKGILGRKVGMTQIFAENGDLIPVTVIEAAPNVVLQKKTAETDGYEAIQLGFEDKREKLANKPEKGHVAKAETAPKRFIREFRGLDVNGYEVGQEVKVDTFVEGDIVDVTGTSKGKGFQGVIKRHGQSRGPMSHGSRYHRRPGSMGAVDGQRVFKGKKLPGRTGGKTVTIQNLEIARVDAERNLLLVKGNIPGARKSLIQVKSAVKGN, encoded by the coding sequence ATGACCAAAGGAATCTTAGGAAGAAAAGTCGGCATGACGCAAATCTTTGCTGAAAACGGCGATCTGATCCCAGTGACTGTTATCGAAGCTGCTCCAAACGTAGTTCTTCAAAAGAAAACTGCTGAAACGGACGGTTACGAAGCAATCCAACTTGGATTTGAAGATAAACGTGAAAAGCTTGCAAACAAACCTGAAAAAGGACACGTTGCAAAAGCTGAAACGGCACCTAAGCGCTTCATTCGCGAATTCCGCGGATTAGACGTAAATGGGTACGAAGTTGGTCAGGAAGTCAAAGTCGATACATTCGTAGAAGGCGATATTGTCGACGTTACAGGAACATCAAAAGGTAAAGGATTCCAAGGTGTTATCAAACGCCACGGACAATCACGCGGACCTATGTCTCACGGTTCCCGTTACCACCGTCGTCCCGGTTCCATGGGTGCGGTTGACGGACAACGCGTATTCAAAGGGAAAAAGCTCCCTGGACGTACTGGCGGTAAAACCGTAACAATCCAAAACCTAGAAATTGCACGGGTGGATGCAGAACGCAATCTGCTACTCGTTAAAGGGAACATTCCTGGAGCACGCAAATCACTAATCCAAGTGAAAAGTGCCGTAAAAGGAAACTGA
- the rpsJ gene encoding 30S ribosomal protein S10: protein MAKQKIRIRLKAYDHGILDQSAEKIVETAKRSGASVSGPIPLPTERSVYTILRAVHKYKDSREQFEMRTHKRLIDIVKPTPQTVDALMKLDLPSGVDIEIKL from the coding sequence ATGGCAAAACAAAAGATTCGTATCCGTTTGAAAGCATATGATCATGGGATTCTTGATCAATCGGCAGAAAAGATTGTAGAAACTGCAAAACGTTCGGGTGCTAGTGTGTCGGGTCCGATTCCACTACCAACTGAAAGATCGGTTTACACAATCCTTCGTGCGGTACATAAGTACAAAGATTCGCGCGAACAGTTCGAGATGCGTACACACAAACGTCTGATCGATATCGTCAAACCGACTCCACAAACAGTCGATGCGTTGATGAAACTTGATTTACCATCTGGCGTTGACATTGAAATCAAACTTTAA